A single window of Labrus mixtus chromosome 23, fLabMix1.1, whole genome shotgun sequence DNA harbors:
- the LOC132958180 gene encoding protein mono-ADP-ribosyltransferase PARP14-like isoform X1 yields the protein MADIYRYPVFFECQSHLLDKKRIETHFRVRRRSGGGDCGPLRRETDTIYSVAFRNQKDQQAVLQRSEHVVELKDGEVVITVRGSLEPHASTVKTSAQPRDSTAPVQSPLVNPASTPPSSGEDYELQLNMYLLHYLKEHPQAWKELEKELTSVSCSAQLYPEEGRVLVMSLAQPGVDGGVKNWRAEVDRVFDDYMFHYEVEPVRVRALLLSCSSPQTTDEVNVYSKGGMAVVVGKRSQVSAMLMDLEEKSSVGEKQTSVIQLGKAKLALLWKEIENSLGQEYPEVKVTQGDEGQIVLEGTMEEIVKAGDLISNIGTLVLERTVSDVSPHFLAFLRETYGGPGLLSEFLGVGDKVEIELRDAELCFFALSTDKLDDTEKKLTEIFKEVNIDISDCSVALPELWEKLECKTKEMNQMQCRAEAVFGSDNKVCLLGHTKEVELLSEVVKQFVLDHSNVQSVIHLPFPELAQDLPELLQLHNVDSLGVTINLLTTFSGPVVVLEGPPGKVREVSNWLCLYLDRVTTDENGSARYFRSPPWKGEPHCVAENLSSLRLNEVNTTVATYHLNGGLQVLVCQGDITKQDADALVNAANEDLNHCGGVAAALSKAGGPEVQRESSSLVETFGKLPTGEVVVTTGGNLNCKVLLHAVGPVGGQCGGKERVLLGKTVHSALNLSEMMEFQSIAMPCISSGNFGVPVNVCSQAIVTAVKEFGSQGGRSLRQIILIDNREEVVRVMHETCDNLLQGVTTGKSAPSEIGFPMEASVQDEARALVRVEIMQGTIETQQVDAVVSPMVGPNIQTTRVGNTLFKMVGPQLTAMFRGERGEETLAGDTVLLEGLSALPSNAVFFLNLAPWDFDQEGTAAQALRMGIKQILTTCDSRRFASVALPVLGAGIALKFPDSLVARILLEEVYAFEQERASRTPFTVRIVIHPNEEKVTEVFKSVQEDFQLKETKSKVQHPDQESATKRIVLLGKTGSGKSNLANTIFGEKLFTTNHTPNSGTRQCQAETKSVNGRSFTLIDTPGFFDAGRPEEDMKPEIVRCITECAPGPHAFVIVLKVEKFTEQEQAVITKICQYFSEDALKYAVIVFTHGDQLPKGVKIEDFVSQNRDLSDLVKKCGGRCHVIDNKYWKNKVQNNYRSNQLQVEELLKTIDKMVMENNGDFYVNEMFQEVEKEIQKEEAHIRQSWGDMPVVEIRKEAKSRVSEKFLIELAGTATGALMGALFGVAAMVGLVITALRNCQSFISVMKRRPAVGGAAAAAAGGVEAAGMTAAGVLVGVTALGMTATGAVIGGVIGREASEGAETVKDAIDRAANSVINKGKYALKLQ from the exons ATGGCTGATATTTACCGATATCCCGTTTTCTTTGAGTGCCAGAGCCACCTGCTCGACAAGAAGAGGATAGAAACGCATTTCCGTGTTCGCCGCAGATCAGGCGGGGGGGACTGTGGACCACTGAGGCGAGAGACTGACACAATCTACAGCGTTGCTTTCAGAAATCAGAAAG ATCAGCAGGCAGTCCTGCAGAGATCTGAGCACGTCGTTGAGCTTAAAGATGGTGAAGTAGTGATCACTGTCCGAGGCAGCCTCGAACCTCACGCCTCTACTGTCAAAACGTCAGCCCAACCCCGGGATTCAACAGCTCCGGTACAG AGCCCACTGGTCAATCCTGCCTCAACTCCTCCATCAAGTGGTGAAGACTACGAATTACAACTTAATATGTACCTCCTGCATTACCTAAAGGAACACCCACAAGCTTGGAAAGAACTAGAGAAAGAACTCACCTCTGTTTCCTGCTCAGCCCAGCTTTACCCAGAGGAGGGTAGGGTGTTAGTCATGAGTTTAGCTCAGCCTGGTGTTGATGGTGGTGTAAAAAACTGGAGAGCTGAAGTAGACAGAGTCTTTGATGACTACATGTTTCACTACGAGGTTGAACCTGTCAGAGTTAGAGCTTTGCTTCTGTCCTGCAGCTCCCCTCAGACCACAGATGAGGTAAATGTTTACAGCAAGGGTGGGatggctgttgttgttgggaaGCGATCGCAGGTGAGTGCCATGTTGATGGATTTAGAAGAAAAGTCAAGTGTTGGTGAGAAACAAACCAGCGTTATACAGCTCGGTAAGGCCAAACTCGCCCTCCTCTGGAAAGAGATTGAGAACAGCTTGGGACAAGAATATCCAGAAGTGAAGGTCACCCAAGGAGATGAAGGTCAGATAGTTTTGGAGGGAACCATGGAGGAAATTGTCAAGGCTGGAGATTTGATCTCAAATATTGGGACATTGGTATTAGAGAGGACAGTTTCTGATGTAAGCCCACACTTTTTGGCCTTCCTGAGGGAAACCTATGGTGGTCCAGGGTTGCTGTCTGAGTTTTTAGGGGTTGGCGACAAGGTGGAAATAGAGTTAAGAGATGCAGAACTATGTTTCTTTGCCCTTTCTACTGATAAACTGgatgacacagaaaaaaaactaacagaAATATTCAAGGAAGTCAATATTGATATTTCTGACTGCTCTGTTGCGCTACCCGAGCTTTGGGAAAAGCTTGAgtgcaagacaaaggagatgaacCAAATGCAATGTAGGGCTGAGGCTGTGTTCGGCTCAGATAACAAGGTGTGCTTATTGGGCCACACCAAAGAAGTTGAATTACTCAGTGAAGTTgtcaaacagtttgttttggacCATTCGAATGTGCAAAGCGTAATCCATCTGCCGTTTCCAGAACTAGCACAAGACTTGCCAGAACTACTGCAGCTGCACAATGTAGACTCTTTAGGGGTTACTATAAACCTTTTAACAACTTTCTCTGGGCCCGTGGTTGTGCTGGAAGGTCCACCTGGCAAAGTGAGGGAGGTCAGTAACTGGCTATGTCTATATTTGGATAGAGTCACTACTGATGAGAACGGGTCAGCAAGATATTTCCGAAGCCCCCCTTGGAAAGGTGAACCCCATTGTGTTGCAGAGAATCTGTCATCGTTGCGCTTGAATGAAGTAAACACAACCGTTGCGACTTACCACCTTAATGGAGGGCTTCAAGTGCTGGTGTGTCAAGGTGACATTACCAAACAGGATGCTGACGCCCTTGTGAATGCTGCCAATGAAGATTTGAACCACTGTGGAGGGGTTGCGGCTGCACTGAGCAAAGCAGGCGGCCCTGAAGTTCAGCGTGAGAGCAGCTCCTTAGTTGAGACTTTTGGGAAATTACCCACAGGTGAAGTGGTGGTCACCACAGGTGGAAACTTAAACTGCAAGGTATTGCTGCATGCTGTTGGACCAGTAGGTGGACAATGCGGTGGAAAAGAAAGGGTGTTGCTGGGAAAAACTGTCCACTCTGCTCTGAATTTGTCAGAAATGATGGAGTTCCAGTCCATAGCCATGCCTTGTATCAGCTCAGGGAATTTCGGTGTCCCTGTTAATGTGTGTTCACAGGCTATTGTAACGGCTGTTAAAGAGTTTGGAAGTCAAGGAGGGCGTAGTCTAAGACAAATCATTCTGATTGAtaacagagaggaggtggttAGGGTAATGCACGAAACATGTGACAATCTTCTCCAAGGGGTAACTACTGGAAAAAGTGCACCAAGTGAAATTGGTTTTCCAATGGAGGCTTCTGTCCAAGACGAGGCTAGGGCTCTTGTCCGTGTGGAGATCATGCAGGGTACCATAGAGACACAGCAG GTTGATGCAGTGGTGTCCCCAATGGTTGGCCCCAATATTCAGACCACTCGTGTAGGAAACACTTTGTTCAAAATGGTTGGGCCTCAGCTGACTGCGATGTTCAGaggggaaagaggagaagaaactCTGGCTGGTGACACAGTCCTGTTGGAGGGCCTGTCTGCACTTCCATCTAATGCCGTCTTCTTCCTCAACCTCGCTCCCTGGGATTTTGACCAAGAAGGAACTGCTGCTCAG GCTCTGAGAATGGGCATCAAACAAATCCTTACTACTTGTGACAGTAGAAGGTTTGCTTCTGTTGCTCTCCCTGTACTTGGGGCTGGGATCGCTCTGAAatttcctgacagcttggtaGCAAGGATTCTACTGGAAGAGGTTTACGCTTTTGAACAAGAGCGAGCCAGCAGAACACCATTCACTGTCCGGATTGTCATCCACCCGAATGAGGAAAAGGTTACTGAG GTCTTCAAGTCTGTCCAGGAAGATTTCCAACTCAAAGAAACCAAAAGCAAAGTTCAGCATCCAGACCAAG AGTCTGCTACGAAAAGGATTGTGCTGCTTGGAAAAACCGGATCTGGAAAGAGCAACCTGGCGAACACCATATTTGGAGAGAAGTTGTTCACCACAAACCACACCCCTAACTCTGGAACAAGACAATGTCAAGCAGAAACCAAATCTGTCAACGGCAGAAGCTTCACTTTGATCGACACTCCAGGTTTCTTCGATGCAGGAAGGCCTGAGGAGGATATGAAGCCTGAGATAGTGAGGTGTATCACAGAGTGCGCTCCTGGGCCCCATGCATTTGTCATTGTGCTGAAAGTGGAGAAGTTCACTGAGCAGGAGCAGGCTGTGATCACAAAAATATGCCAATATTTCTCTGAAGATGCTCTTAAATATGCTGTCATTGTGTTTACACATGGCGACCAGCTCCCTAAAGGGGTGAAAATCGAGGACTTTGTAAGTCAGAATAGAGATCTGAGTGATCTGGTGAAGAAGTGCGGTGGAAGGTGTCACGTCATAGATAATAAATACTGGAAGAACAAAGTTCAGAATAACTACAGGAGCAACCAGCTTCAGGTAGAGGAGCTACTGAAGACAATAGATAAGATGGTGATGGAAAACAACGGAGACTTCTATGTCAATGAGATGTTTCAGGAAGTagagaaagaaatacagaaagaggAAGCGCACATTAGACAGTCTTGGGGTGACATGCCAGTCGTAGAGATcagaaaagaagcaaaaagcAGAGTGTCTGAGAAGTTTTTGATAGAACTGGCTGGCACTGCAACGGGAGCGTTGATGGGTGCTTTGTTTGGCGTGGCTGCAATGGTTGGATTAGTTATCACAGCTCTGCGAAACTGTCAGTCTTTTATAAGTGTCATGAAAAGAAGGCCAGCAGTAGGaggtgcagctgcagcagctgcaggaggagtaGAAGCAGCAGGTATGACTGCTGCGGGGGTGTTGGTTGGTGTGACTGCACTGGGCATGACTGCAACAGGTGCAGTTATTGGTGGAGTTATTGGACGTGAAGCATCTGAGGGAGCAGAAACAGTGAAGGATGCAATTGACAGAGCAGCCAATAGTGTTATCAACAAAGGAAAATATGCCTTAAAGCTGCAATAA
- the LOC132958494 gene encoding tripartite motif-containing protein 16-like: MAEREQERGAELDPNHFCCSVCLDPLKDPVTIPCGHSFCKGCIEGFWDQNEKGNCSCPQCREIFNPRPVLRRNNMLAEVVEMLKRTSPQQASPSGPESAATAVEAAAAEACSSPADVPCDFCCGANPNKATMSCLTCVVSYCPAHLQPHYSVPALKTHQLVSCSVPLQDKMCTKHSKLMEVYCQTDRKCICYLCVIDEHKSHKTVSVAAERDQQQKQLTVNQKKVQERRKEREKELTALLEALKDFKKCSQTAVMSSDEIFGELISSFKKSCTLAKQQILAQEKTAVAQAEGLQLQLEEEIIKLRKRDTELEQVTHIDDHIHFIQTFQSLSASCESPDLANSFPVRSKRTFRTVTDCMSKLKVDLDDLLKDTWTSISAKVSTVNVLKQPEPKTREEFLRYCCPLKLDEKSVSPNMSLSQENLQATCKTQETLKSYNPGYNSYNNIITKRITGTEQMWCREGLTDRCYWEVSFNGNAWCVAVSYKDNSPTPTFKSEFGKDNRSWSLECHRSDCYFKHNNVSRNVSGSRYSTIGVYLDCLEGILSFYCVSGTSMTLLHKEETTFSEPLYPCIGFKDDRSQPGTAYYAQLMKIW; the protein is encoded by the exons ATGGCTGAACGTGAACAGGAACGTGGTGCGGAGTTAGACCCAAATCATTTCTGCTGTTCGGTATGTCTGGACCCACTAAAGGACCCGGTAACAATTCCCTGTGGACATAGTTTTTGCAAAGGTTGTATTGAGGGTTTCTGGGACCAGAATGAGAAGGGAAACTGCAGCTGTCCTCAGTGCCGGGAGATCTTCAATCCTAGGCCTGTTCTGAGGAGGAACAACATGCTGGCTGAG GTTGTGGAGATGTTAAAAAGAACAAGCCCCCAGCAGGCCTCTCCCTCTGGTCCTGAGTCAGCTGCTACTGCTGTGGAGGCCGCTGCTGCTGAGGCCTGTTCCAGCCCGGCAGACGTCCCCTGTGACTTCTGCTGTGGGGCCAATCCCAACAAAGCCACCATGTCGTGCCTGACGTGTGTGGTGTCTTACTGCCCAGCTCACCTCCAGCCTCACTACAGTGTTCCAGCATTGAAGACGCACCAGCTGGTCTCTTGCTCAGTCCCTCTGCAGGACAAGATGTGTACGAAGCACAGCAAGCTGATGGAGGTCTACTGCCAGACTGACAGGAAGTGTATCTGCTATCTGTGTGTTATAGACGAGCACAAGAGCCATAAAACCGTGTCGgttgctgcagagagagatcAGCAACAg AAACAGCTGACTGTGAACCAAAAGAAAGTCCAGGAGAGACGAAAGGAGCGAGAGAAGGAGCTGACAGCGCTGCTTGAAGCTCTGAAGGATTTCAAG AAATGTAGCCAGACTGCTGTGATGAGCAGCGACGAGATCTTCGGCGAGCTGATCTCgtcctttaagaaaagctgCACTTTGGCCAAGCAGCAGATCTTAGCTCAGGAGAAGACAGCGGTGGCTCAGGCTGAAgggctgcagctgcagctggaggaggaaatCATCAAGCTGAGGAAGAGGGACACGGAACTGGAACAGGTGACCCATATCGACGACCACATCCACTTTATCCAG ACGTTCCAGTCGCTGTCGGCCTCCTGTGAATCTCCAGACTTGGCAAACTCTTTTCCTGTCCGCTCCAAACGTACATTCAGAACTGTGACGGACTGCATGTCTAAGCTGAAGGTGGACCTGGACGACCTGCTGAAGGACACGTGGACCAGCATCTCTGCCAAAG TGTctactgtaaatgttttgaaGCAACCTGAGCCAAAGACCAGAGAAGAGTTTTTACGCT ATTGCTGTCCTCTAAAGCTGGATGAGAAGTCGGTCTCCCCCAACATGTCCCTTTCACAAGAAAACCTGCAGGCAACGTGTAAAACACAGGAGACACTGAAGTCTTATAATCCAGGTTATAACAGTTACAACAACATTATAACAAAGAGGATCACAGGTACAGAGCAGATGTGGTGCAGAGAGGGTTTGACAGATCGATGTTATTGGGAGGTCAGTTTTAATGGTAACGCTTGGTGTGTGGCGGTGTCTTACAAAGACAACAGCCCAACGCCAACATTTAAATCTGAGTTTGGTAAAGACAACCGGTCGTGGAGTTTAGAGTGTCACCGAAGTGATTGTTACTTCAAGCACAACAATGTAAGCAGGAACGTGTCAGGCTCTCGATACTCCACGATCGGAGTGTACCTGGATTGTCTAGAAGGTATTCTGTCCTTTTATTGCGTTTCTGGCACGTCGATGACTTTGCTCCACAAAGAAGAAACCACCTTCTCTGAACCTCTCTACCCTTGCATCGGGTTCAAGGATGACAGGTCTCAGCCAGGCACAGCTTATTATGCACAACTGATGAAGATATGGTGA
- the LOC132958180 gene encoding uncharacterized protein LOC132958180 isoform X2 has protein sequence MADIYRYPVFFECQSHLLDKKRIETHFRVRRRSGGGDCGPLRRETDTIYSVAFRNQKDQQAVLQRSEHVVELKDGEVVITVRGSLEPHASTVKTSAQPRDSTAPVQVDAVVSPMVGPNIQTTRVGNTLFKMVGPQLTAMFRGERGEETLAGDTVLLEGLSALPSNAVFFLNLAPWDFDQEGTAAQALRMGIKQILTTCDSRRFASVALPVLGAGIALKFPDSLVARILLEEVYAFEQERASRTPFTVRIVIHPNEEKVTEVFKSVQEDFQLKETKSKVQHPDQESATKRIVLLGKTGSGKSNLANTIFGEKLFTTNHTPNSGTRQCQAETKSVNGRSFTLIDTPGFFDAGRPEEDMKPEIVRCITECAPGPHAFVIVLKVEKFTEQEQAVITKICQYFSEDALKYAVIVFTHGDQLPKGVKIEDFVSQNRDLSDLVKKCGGRCHVIDNKYWKNKVQNNYRSNQLQVEELLKTIDKMVMENNGDFYVNEMFQEVEKEIQKEEAHIRQSWGDMPVVEIRKEAKSRVSEKFLIELAGTATGALMGALFGVAAMVGLVITALRNCQSFISVMKRRPAVGGAAAAAAGGVEAAGMTAAGVLVGVTALGMTATGAVIGGVIGREASEGAETVKDAIDRAANSVINKGKYALKLQ, from the exons ATGGCTGATATTTACCGATATCCCGTTTTCTTTGAGTGCCAGAGCCACCTGCTCGACAAGAAGAGGATAGAAACGCATTTCCGTGTTCGCCGCAGATCAGGCGGGGGGGACTGTGGACCACTGAGGCGAGAGACTGACACAATCTACAGCGTTGCTTTCAGAAATCAGAAAG ATCAGCAGGCAGTCCTGCAGAGATCTGAGCACGTCGTTGAGCTTAAAGATGGTGAAGTAGTGATCACTGTCCGAGGCAGCCTCGAACCTCACGCCTCTACTGTCAAAACGTCAGCCCAACCCCGGGATTCAACAGCTCCGGTACAG GTTGATGCAGTGGTGTCCCCAATGGTTGGCCCCAATATTCAGACCACTCGTGTAGGAAACACTTTGTTCAAAATGGTTGGGCCTCAGCTGACTGCGATGTTCAGaggggaaagaggagaagaaactCTGGCTGGTGACACAGTCCTGTTGGAGGGCCTGTCTGCACTTCCATCTAATGCCGTCTTCTTCCTCAACCTCGCTCCCTGGGATTTTGACCAAGAAGGAACTGCTGCTCAG GCTCTGAGAATGGGCATCAAACAAATCCTTACTACTTGTGACAGTAGAAGGTTTGCTTCTGTTGCTCTCCCTGTACTTGGGGCTGGGATCGCTCTGAAatttcctgacagcttggtaGCAAGGATTCTACTGGAAGAGGTTTACGCTTTTGAACAAGAGCGAGCCAGCAGAACACCATTCACTGTCCGGATTGTCATCCACCCGAATGAGGAAAAGGTTACTGAG GTCTTCAAGTCTGTCCAGGAAGATTTCCAACTCAAAGAAACCAAAAGCAAAGTTCAGCATCCAGACCAAG AGTCTGCTACGAAAAGGATTGTGCTGCTTGGAAAAACCGGATCTGGAAAGAGCAACCTGGCGAACACCATATTTGGAGAGAAGTTGTTCACCACAAACCACACCCCTAACTCTGGAACAAGACAATGTCAAGCAGAAACCAAATCTGTCAACGGCAGAAGCTTCACTTTGATCGACACTCCAGGTTTCTTCGATGCAGGAAGGCCTGAGGAGGATATGAAGCCTGAGATAGTGAGGTGTATCACAGAGTGCGCTCCTGGGCCCCATGCATTTGTCATTGTGCTGAAAGTGGAGAAGTTCACTGAGCAGGAGCAGGCTGTGATCACAAAAATATGCCAATATTTCTCTGAAGATGCTCTTAAATATGCTGTCATTGTGTTTACACATGGCGACCAGCTCCCTAAAGGGGTGAAAATCGAGGACTTTGTAAGTCAGAATAGAGATCTGAGTGATCTGGTGAAGAAGTGCGGTGGAAGGTGTCACGTCATAGATAATAAATACTGGAAGAACAAAGTTCAGAATAACTACAGGAGCAACCAGCTTCAGGTAGAGGAGCTACTGAAGACAATAGATAAGATGGTGATGGAAAACAACGGAGACTTCTATGTCAATGAGATGTTTCAGGAAGTagagaaagaaatacagaaagaggAAGCGCACATTAGACAGTCTTGGGGTGACATGCCAGTCGTAGAGATcagaaaagaagcaaaaagcAGAGTGTCTGAGAAGTTTTTGATAGAACTGGCTGGCACTGCAACGGGAGCGTTGATGGGTGCTTTGTTTGGCGTGGCTGCAATGGTTGGATTAGTTATCACAGCTCTGCGAAACTGTCAGTCTTTTATAAGTGTCATGAAAAGAAGGCCAGCAGTAGGaggtgcagctgcagcagctgcaggaggagtaGAAGCAGCAGGTATGACTGCTGCGGGGGTGTTGGTTGGTGTGACTGCACTGGGCATGACTGCAACAGGTGCAGTTATTGGTGGAGTTATTGGACGTGAAGCATCTGAGGGAGCAGAAACAGTGAAGGATGCAATTGACAGAGCAGCCAATAGTGTTATCAACAAAGGAAAATATGCCTTAAAGCTGCAATAA